The following are from one region of the Lacinutrix sp. Bg11-31 genome:
- a CDS encoding OmpA family protein, with protein MKKLLILSAVALLTLSSCVSKKDFLSLEEKQKETQDLLNTATVKLNKCLADEAAASARLEELKQRVADMKANNQVLIESSKDMTVLTTQGAKNLEKSLESIKEKELKISRLQDALTKKDSVTLALVTSLKKEVGLNDEDIEINVEKSVVFISLSDKLLFKSGSYNISDRANTILGKVATVINSKPNFEAMVEGHTDNVPYKGSILIDNWDLSVKRSTAIVRALQSLGVKPEQLIAAGRGDHLPLVANDSPTNRAINRRTKIYILPKIDQFYEMIETEMKNLSEEN; from the coding sequence ATGAAAAAACTATTAATACTTAGTGCTGTAGCACTATTGACTTTAAGTTCATGTGTCTCTAAAAAAGATTTTTTATCACTTGAAGAAAAGCAAAAAGAAACTCAAGATTTATTAAATACTGCAACTGTTAAACTAAACAAGTGCCTTGCAGACGAAGCTGCTGCTTCTGCACGTTTAGAAGAATTAAAACAACGTGTTGCAGATATGAAAGCAAACAATCAAGTCTTAATAGAATCTTCTAAAGACATGACTGTATTAACAACACAAGGTGCAAAAAACTTAGAAAAATCTTTAGAAAGCATTAAAGAAAAAGAATTGAAAATTTCTCGTTTACAAGATGCTTTAACTAAAAAGGATAGTGTAACTCTTGCTTTAGTTACTAGCTTAAAGAAAGAAGTTGGCTTAAACGATGAGGACATCGAAATTAATGTTGAAAAGAGCGTAGTTTTTATCTCTTTATCTGATAAGTTATTGTTTAAATCTGGTAGCTATAATATTAGCGATAGAGCAAACACAATTCTTGGCAAAGTTGCTACTGTAATAAACAGTAAGCCTAATTTTGAAGCAATGGTTGAAGGCCATACAGATAATGTACCTTACAAAGGTTCTATTTTAATTGACAACTGGGATTTAAGTGTAAAACGTAGTACTGCAATTGTAAGAGCATTACAAAGTTTAGGTGTAAAACCAGAACAGTTAATTGCTGCAGGTCGTGGAGATCATTTACCTTTAGTTGCTAACGACTCTCCAACAAATAGAGCAATAAACAGAAGAACTAAAATATATATTCTTCCAAAAATCGATCAGTTCTATGAAATGATTGAAACAGAAATGAAAAACTTATCTGAAGAAAACTAA